The DNA segment TACTCTCATCTATCTCGCCTTTTTTGAAATTTTGACGAAGCACACGAAGCTCGGTAGTCTGTGGGAAAGAACCTATCGTAGTAGTTGGTAAAATGCCGTAGTTTAGGGTTTTATGCTGGATTTTTATACGCTCATCAAAGCTTAGATCTCTCTGTAATTTTACAAGAGCATTAACGCGCTCAGCAACAGCCTTATCATGAATAAGCGTAGAATTTGCACGTGAGTTTGCACTAGCTTTGTTATCGTTGTAAATTTTAGTCGCAACTTCACAAAGCGGTTTGTTGTTTGCAAGAGCCGTGATAATCGAAATTTCAGATAACTTATCAACCGCAAAACTTAGCCAACTCTTTACCTCTGGATTTATTTTCTCTTCGTATTTTAGAGTAAATGGCACGTGAAGTAGTGAGCAAGATGAACCAACATAAAAGTCCTTTCCGCCAAGTCTTTTTTCAATCTCTTTTACAAACTCAACCTTTTTATCAATATCACTCTTCCAAACGTTTCTGCCGTCAACTACACCAGCAAATAATACAACGTTTGACTTTGCTAAAATTTCAAGAGCATCTAAATTTTTTACCCCATAAACAAAGTCAAGTCCGATACCATAAATTTTAGTTTTAATAGCCTCATTTACAGCTTTTAAGGCGTGTTCAAAATATGTCATAAATACGATTTTAACGTTGTTTGCTACGCTTGTTAGTTTCTCATAAACTGGTACGATTTTATCCGCTAGCTCATCGCCTTTATCGGTAACAAAAATCGGCTCATCAAACTGCACGATAATCTCATCATCAAGTTTTGAAATTTGTGCTAAAAGTTCGGCGTATTTTGCTACAACTTCATCAAGATGACAAAATGCACAGCTATCATCAGTCGTTTTTGCAAGTGCTAAAAACGTTATAGGACCAATTAGATTGATTTTTGTTTTTATCCCTTGTGCCTTAGCTTCGTTATATTCGCTAATAACCTTTTGGCTATTTAGGTTAAATTCTGTGCCTTTGTGAAGTTCTGGCACGATGTAGTGGTAGTTTGTATTAAACCACTTTGTCATCTCCATAGCAACGGCACTATTGTTGCCACGTGCCATTGAAAAATATAGCTCGTTTCCGCTTAAACCCCTAAATCTAAACGGCACACAACCTAGCATAAAAATCGTATCTAGCATAATGTCATAAAGTGAGAAGTCGTTGCTAGATATGACGTCTATATTTGCATTTTTTTGATACTCCCAGTGTCTAGCACGAAGCGTTTTTGCTGTTTGGCTTAAACTATCTTGACTAAACCCCTCTTTTTTACTCCAAAGCCCCTCTAATGAACGCTTTAACTCTCTTTTTTCGCCAATTCTTGGAAAACCTGTAACATAACTTTTTATCATTTTTTATCCTTGTAAATTTTATTTTTGTTGATGAGTTAGATAGATATACCAAAAGGCGGATGACAACCGCTTTTACGTAAAGAGAAGTGGAATTTGTAATACTCTTGACCTATTAGCAAATAAGCAAGAGATAGTTTCTGGTAAGATAACTTAGAGTGCAAACCCGACCATGGGTAACATTTTAGCTCCCTTTTAAAATAAAGTTCGCAATTATATTATTTTTTACCACTTTTGTAAAGAGTATGTAAATTTAATTTAGTTAAAGCAATATTTGAGTATAATCCACTCCTTACGTTCAGTCGTAAAATACACTAAAGGATTTAGTATGCCAAAAATGAAAACCGTTCGCGGTGCTGCTAAACGCTTTAA comes from the Campylobacter mucosalis genome and includes:
- the metE gene encoding 5-methyltetrahydropteroyltriglutamate--homocysteine S-methyltransferase; the protein is MIKSYVTGFPRIGEKRELKRSLEGLWSKKEGFSQDSLSQTAKTLRARHWEYQKNANIDVISSNDFSLYDIMLDTIFMLGCVPFRFRGLSGNELYFSMARGNNSAVAMEMTKWFNTNYHYIVPELHKGTEFNLNSQKVISEYNEAKAQGIKTKINLIGPITFLALAKTTDDSCAFCHLDEVVAKYAELLAQISKLDDEIIVQFDEPIFVTDKGDELADKIVPVYEKLTSVANNVKIVFMTYFEHALKAVNEAIKTKIYGIGLDFVYGVKNLDALEILAKSNVVLFAGVVDGRNVWKSDIDKKVEFVKEIEKRLGGKDFYVGSSCSLLHVPFTLKYEEKINPEVKSWLSFAVDKLSEISIITALANNKPLCEVATKIYNDNKASANSRANSTLIHDKAVAERVNALVKLQRDLSFDERIKIQHKTLNYGILPTTTIGSFPQTTELRVLRQNFKKGEIDESTYNDGIKKYIDDCVKFQEECGLDVLVHGEPERNDMVEYFGEQIKGYAFSENGWVQSYGSRCVKPPLLFGDVSRPKPMTVDWISYAQSRTDKIMKGMLTGPVTILNWSFVRDDKPRAEIAKQLALCINDEISDLQDAGIKIVQVDEAAFKEGYPLRVENIPAYEKFAVDCFKLSVSSARPETQIHTHMCYSEFNDIIKTIEAMDADVISIETARSGNELLKIFKSVGYKQEVGPGVYDIHSPRVPSVDELVTQIKALLEVLPKEQLWINPDCGLKTRKWEEVKPSLVNMTQAVKIVRNS